One region of Rhizobium sp. WYJ-E13 genomic DNA includes:
- a CDS encoding ATP-binding protein, whose translation MAVVTMIAVLVVFFGVYVIYAILISLFPYLLDEDSWLPSGTDLLILTGLAFPALLVAGFVSLKLAARILVPINSLAESARRIADGDLTARATPGDHSLGETAHLVADFNIMAQKLQDMADNVAFWNAAIAHELRTPLTILKGRLQGVADGLFPVDEKLIDGLMVQTEGLTRLVNDLRVVTLADAGRLDLQIELIDLAAEIRKVADVVAPSLQQAGFSLELALVDMTVPADAVRLRQVLLALLNNAQRYARPGRIEVFTLASGNEAVIRVEDSGPGLPPNFDKRAFEPFTRADDSRSRLYGGSGLGLSIVRAIAEAHGGQASCRNSSRGGAVFEISLPRAT comes from the coding sequence ATGGCGGTTGTCACGATGATTGCCGTCTTGGTCGTGTTCTTCGGCGTCTACGTTATCTATGCCATTCTGATTTCGCTCTTTCCGTATTTGCTGGACGAGGATAGCTGGCTGCCATCGGGGACCGATCTTCTGATTCTCACCGGCCTTGCCTTCCCGGCCTTGCTCGTTGCAGGATTTGTCTCCCTCAAACTCGCTGCGCGCATCCTCGTGCCGATCAACTCGCTTGCCGAGAGCGCTCGCCGCATCGCAGATGGAGACCTCACCGCTCGCGCGACCCCAGGCGACCACTCGCTCGGCGAGACCGCCCATCTGGTCGCGGACTTCAACATCATGGCGCAAAAGCTTCAGGACATGGCCGACAACGTCGCCTTCTGGAATGCGGCGATTGCCCACGAGCTCAGGACCCCGCTCACAATACTCAAGGGCAGGCTGCAGGGCGTTGCCGATGGTTTGTTCCCCGTCGACGAGAAATTGATCGACGGCCTCATGGTTCAGACCGAAGGGCTCACAAGGCTGGTCAACGACCTGCGCGTCGTCACCCTTGCTGATGCGGGCCGTCTGGACCTGCAGATCGAGCTTATCGATCTCGCCGCAGAAATAAGGAAGGTCGCGGATGTGGTCGCGCCGTCGCTTCAGCAAGCAGGTTTTTCGCTGGAGCTTGCTCTTGTGGATATGACCGTTCCGGCGGATGCGGTCCGGCTCCGGCAGGTGCTTCTGGCGCTCCTGAACAACGCCCAACGCTATGCCAGACCTGGTCGTATTGAAGTTTTTACACTGGCCTCAGGAAACGAGGCCGTCATCCGGGTTGAAGATTCTGGCCCAGGGCTGCCGCCCAATTTTGACAAGCGCGCATTTGAACCTTTCACCCGCGCCGACGATTCCCGCTCCCGCCTTTACGGTGGTTCCGGTCTCGGCCTGTCCATAGTTCGCGCTATTGCGGAAGCACATGGTGGTCAGGCTTCATGCCGCAATTCCTCACGCGGAGGTGCGGTGTTCGAAATCTCTCTGCCACGGGCTACTTGA
- a CDS encoding response regulator, translating into MNALAIIAEDDSEIVDILDAYMTREGFRTVRAADGKTAIDLHLALKPDLMLVDVTMPRLDGWEVLAEIRRRGDTPVIMITALDKDIDRLQGLRIGADDYIVKPFNPIEVVARAKAVLRRAGLGNAAGVLRVSRLTIDLDGYQAKVEANGENKAVPLTLTEFRLLAHMARAPMKVFARGELVDACLPGGDALDRTVDSHVSNLRRKLELAGAPGMLSGVRGVGYRLAAEQ; encoded by the coding sequence ATGAACGCTCTCGCCATTATAGCCGAAGACGATTCGGAGATCGTCGATATCCTCGACGCCTACATGACGCGTGAAGGGTTTCGCACGGTGCGTGCCGCCGACGGGAAAACGGCGATTGACCTGCACCTCGCCTTAAAGCCGGATCTGATGCTCGTCGACGTGACCATGCCACGCCTTGACGGCTGGGAAGTGCTGGCCGAGATCAGGCGCAGGGGCGATACTCCGGTCATCATGATCACGGCCCTTGATAAGGATATCGACCGCCTCCAGGGCCTTCGCATCGGCGCCGACGACTACATCGTAAAGCCCTTTAATCCTATCGAGGTGGTTGCTCGCGCCAAGGCGGTCCTTCGCCGTGCCGGGCTGGGCAACGCGGCGGGCGTGCTGCGGGTAAGCCGGCTGACGATCGATCTGGATGGCTATCAGGCAAAGGTCGAAGCCAACGGAGAGAACAAAGCCGTGCCGTTGACACTCACGGAATTTCGACTTCTCGCCCATATGGCGAGAGCACCAATGAAGGTCTTTGCGCGCGGAGAGCTTGTCGACGCCTGCCTTCCCGGAGGTGATGCGCTCGACCGGACGGTGGACAGCCATGTCAGCAATCTCCGCAGGAAGCTTGAATTGGCTGGTGCTCCCGGAATGTTGTCCGGTGTTCGCGGCGTCGGTTACAGACTGGCCGCCGAGCAATGA
- a CDS encoding efflux RND transporter periplasmic adaptor subunit, with the protein MVYGLRVSLVVLGALTAGVLSGCSNENSGGATGEQGALPPARVTVTSATPETVTIIDELPGRVAAFRTAEIRPQVGGIIEKRLFEQGSKVEAGQPLFQINPEPFKAEVESAAAALQRAGAVVVRAQAKFERSKAMVGAKAISVEAYDEAVADLAQAKAGVAEAKATLQRRQLDLAFATVKAPISGHIGQALVSEGALVSASGTNALAIVQQIDKVYVDVRQPASQIDVIRDAAKSSELDDRWKIPVAIFSVGGKPYPVWGRTLFSEISVDPGTGNVTVRVEVDNPAQLLLPGMYVRARLPRAVRRDALLVPQEAVVRDPAGRPQLVVAGGDRHGERRDVELGETVDGRIIATSGIKAGETVVVQGQDRVRDGALLETVPFTAGGNSNATTRQ; encoded by the coding sequence ATGGTTTATGGGTTGCGAGTTTCGCTCGTTGTTCTCGGTGCGTTGACAGCCGGCGTTCTGTCCGGATGCAGCAACGAAAATTCCGGCGGAGCAACTGGCGAACAAGGCGCGCTGCCGCCCGCGCGGGTAACGGTGACATCCGCCACGCCGGAAACGGTGACAATCATCGACGAGTTGCCAGGGCGCGTCGCAGCTTTCCGGACGGCCGAGATCCGCCCCCAGGTGGGTGGCATTATCGAGAAGCGATTGTTCGAGCAAGGCTCCAAAGTCGAGGCGGGTCAGCCGCTGTTTCAGATCAATCCGGAGCCCTTCAAGGCGGAGGTCGAAAGTGCCGCGGCGGCGCTTCAGCGGGCGGGGGCTGTGGTTGTCCGCGCACAGGCCAAATTCGAGCGTTCGAAGGCGATGGTCGGCGCCAAGGCGATCAGCGTGGAAGCCTATGACGAAGCCGTCGCGGATCTCGCCCAGGCCAAGGCGGGAGTCGCTGAAGCCAAGGCAACCTTGCAGCGTCGCCAGCTCGATCTGGCGTTCGCCACCGTCAAGGCGCCGATTTCGGGCCACATCGGTCAGGCACTGGTCAGTGAGGGGGCGCTGGTTTCTGCCTCCGGTACGAACGCGCTGGCGATCGTCCAGCAGATCGACAAGGTCTACGTGGATGTTCGGCAGCCCGCCTCGCAGATCGACGTTATTCGCGACGCTGCCAAATCGAGCGAGCTCGACGATAGATGGAAGATTCCCGTCGCTATCTTCTCGGTCGGCGGAAAGCCATATCCGGTATGGGGACGGACACTGTTTTCCGAAATCAGCGTCGATCCGGGCACCGGCAACGTAACCGTACGTGTCGAGGTCGACAATCCGGCTCAGCTTCTCCTCCCGGGCATGTATGTCCGGGCCCGGCTTCCGCGCGCCGTTCGCCGCGACGCACTTCTCGTGCCGCAGGAAGCTGTCGTTCGCGATCCGGCCGGTCGACCTCAACTGGTCGTAGCCGGTGGCGATAGGCATGGGGAGCGGCGCGACGTCGAGCTTGGAGAGACCGTTGACGGCCGTATCATCGCCACGTCCGGCATAAAAGCCGGTGAAACGGTCGTTGTGCAGGGTCAGGACCGCGTTCGCGACGGCGCTCTGCTGGAAACCGTACCGTTCACTGCTGGAGGCAACTCCAACGCCACCACGCGGCAGTGA
- a CDS encoding efflux RND transporter permease subunit — protein MPQFFINRPVFAWVIAIFIALAGVIAIPQLPVSRYPTIAPPSVSISATYTGATPQTINDSIVSLIERELSSVRNLLYFESTADTSGSASITATFKPGTDPDIAQVDVQNRLKAAEARLPETVRRAGVNVESASSEFAMMVALNSKDGRYDALALGDYMVGNIIEELKRVEGVGRVQSFGSERAMRIWVDPAKLVSYSLSLSDITQAIQNQNAQIAPGRVGDEPTMLGQKISIPLTVHGQLATPEQFAAIVLRSEPDGSKLLLGEVARIELGAQSLAFSIRNNGKPAAAAAIQLAPGANAVRTAEGVRMRLAELAQAMPAGMEYTIPYDTSPFVKTSIQKVVQTLVEAMMLVFFVMLLFLQKIRYTLIPAIVAPIALLGTFAVMLAAGFSINVLTMFGMVLAIGIIVDDAIVVVENVERIMATEGLPPKEATQKAMKEITGAVISITLVLVAVFIPMGLASGSVGAIYRQFTLSMAVSILFSAFLALTLTPALCATVLKPVDPRHSEKKGFFGWFNRNLDRITSGYAGWVGLLVRRGGRMMVFYLVLVAALAYSYLQLPSAFVPEEDQGSFMTSFALPADATAERTRSIVSMFDTLVMSRPDVENNISIMGFGFSGSGPNAAFAFTSLKDWAERTTTIDEEIGAVTAAMATAPEGTVMSLKPPAIDSLGTTSGFSLRLEDRANRGSAALKAAQDQLLQLAAQSKLVTGVYPEGLPDGASVTLEIDRQKAEALGVTFSMISDTLTAAIGSTYVNDFPNAGRLQQVIVQADAPNRMRTEDVLKLYVRNNAGGMVSLSEVVRPVWQTSPLQLERYNGYPAARIAGNAASGVSSGAAITEMERLASRLPSGFMVEWTGQSLQEKQSASQAPMLLTLSMLVVFLVLAALYESWSIPFSVILVVPLGILGAIMAVLLRGLENDVFFKVGLITIIGLSAKNAILIVEFAKNLRNEGHDIRDAVIEAARLRLRPILMTSLAFTLGVVPLMIAHGASAETQHAIGTGVFGGMVSATVLAVFFVPVFYVVVIRLFGRRGKNSASTTPQPDNPPAA, from the coding sequence ATGCCTCAGTTCTTCATCAACCGCCCGGTTTTCGCCTGGGTTATCGCCATCTTCATCGCGCTTGCGGGCGTCATCGCTATCCCGCAGCTTCCGGTCTCGCGCTATCCAACCATCGCACCACCGAGCGTCAGCATCAGCGCAACCTACACGGGCGCCACTCCGCAAACGATCAATGACAGCATTGTCAGTCTGATCGAGCGTGAATTGTCGAGCGTCAGGAACCTTCTTTACTTCGAATCGACCGCCGACACGTCGGGAAGCGCCAGCATTACAGCGACATTCAAGCCGGGAACGGATCCGGATATAGCGCAGGTAGATGTGCAGAATCGCCTCAAGGCCGCGGAAGCGCGCCTGCCTGAAACAGTCCGACGCGCCGGCGTGAACGTCGAATCCGCATCCTCCGAGTTTGCGATGATGGTCGCACTCAATTCAAAAGACGGCCGGTACGATGCGCTCGCCCTCGGCGACTATATGGTCGGCAACATCATCGAAGAGTTGAAGCGCGTCGAAGGGGTCGGCCGTGTGCAGTCCTTCGGTTCGGAAAGGGCGATGCGCATCTGGGTCGATCCTGCCAAGCTCGTCTCTTATTCCCTTTCGCTGTCCGACATCACCCAGGCGATCCAGAACCAGAATGCGCAGATCGCGCCGGGACGTGTCGGCGACGAACCGACGATGCTGGGGCAGAAGATCAGTATTCCGCTCACGGTCCACGGCCAGTTGGCGACACCGGAGCAATTCGCAGCGATCGTGCTTCGCTCCGAACCCGATGGCTCCAAGCTGCTTCTCGGGGAAGTCGCCCGTATCGAACTCGGGGCGCAAAGCCTCGCCTTCTCGATCCGCAACAATGGCAAGCCCGCCGCCGCTGCAGCTATCCAGCTGGCGCCGGGAGCAAATGCGGTGCGCACCGCCGAAGGTGTTCGCATGCGCCTCGCCGAGCTCGCACAAGCGATGCCGGCGGGGATGGAATATACGATACCCTACGACACCTCGCCATTTGTAAAGACTTCGATCCAGAAAGTGGTCCAGACCCTTGTTGAAGCGATGATGCTGGTCTTCTTCGTGATGCTGCTCTTCCTGCAGAAGATCCGTTACACGTTGATTCCGGCGATCGTCGCACCGATCGCCTTGCTCGGCACCTTCGCGGTGATGTTGGCTGCCGGCTTCTCCATCAACGTGCTGACCATGTTCGGCATGGTGCTGGCCATCGGTATCATCGTCGATGACGCCATCGTCGTGGTGGAGAATGTTGAGCGTATCATGGCAACAGAGGGCCTACCGCCCAAGGAAGCCACGCAGAAGGCGATGAAGGAGATCACCGGCGCCGTCATCAGCATCACGCTGGTGCTGGTGGCGGTTTTTATTCCCATGGGGCTCGCAAGCGGTTCGGTCGGCGCGATCTACCGGCAGTTTACGCTGTCCATGGCCGTATCCATCCTGTTCTCGGCCTTTCTCGCGCTGACGCTCACACCGGCGCTTTGCGCGACGGTGCTGAAGCCGGTTGATCCGCGCCACAGTGAGAAGAAAGGCTTCTTCGGCTGGTTTAACCGCAACCTCGACAGGATAACCAGCGGCTACGCCGGCTGGGTCGGATTGCTGGTGCGCCGCGGTGGGCGGATGATGGTGTTCTATCTCGTTCTCGTCGCGGCACTCGCCTATAGTTACCTGCAACTGCCTTCCGCCTTCGTCCCCGAAGAGGATCAGGGCAGCTTCATGACATCGTTCGCACTGCCGGCAGACGCGACGGCTGAGCGTACGCGCAGCATTGTTTCGATGTTCGACACCCTCGTAATGTCGAGGCCGGACGTTGAAAACAACATCTCGATCATGGGCTTCGGTTTCTCCGGTTCGGGTCCGAACGCTGCGTTTGCCTTCACTAGCCTGAAGGACTGGGCCGAGCGCACCACGACGATTGACGAGGAGATCGGTGCCGTGACAGCGGCAATGGCGACTGCACCGGAAGGCACGGTCATGAGCCTCAAACCACCTGCAATCGATTCTCTTGGCACCACATCAGGCTTCTCGCTGCGTCTCGAAGATCGCGCCAATCGCGGTAGCGCCGCCCTGAAGGCAGCGCAGGATCAACTCCTGCAGCTTGCCGCGCAAAGCAAGCTCGTCACCGGCGTATATCCTGAAGGCCTGCCGGATGGTGCCAGCGTCACGCTGGAGATCGATCGGCAGAAGGCGGAGGCCCTGGGCGTAACCTTCTCGATGATCAGCGACACGCTGACGGCGGCCATCGGATCAACTTACGTCAACGACTTTCCCAATGCAGGGCGGCTGCAGCAGGTCATCGTGCAGGCGGATGCGCCGAACCGCATGCGGACTGAAGACGTTTTAAAGCTCTATGTCCGCAACAACGCCGGCGGCATGGTGTCGTTGTCGGAGGTCGTCAGGCCGGTATGGCAAACTAGCCCGCTGCAGCTCGAGCGCTACAACGGCTATCCGGCGGCGCGTATCGCCGGGAACGCGGCCTCTGGTGTTTCCAGCGGTGCCGCCATAACAGAGATGGAACGACTCGCGTCGCGTCTGCCTTCCGGCTTCATGGTCGAGTGGACGGGACAATCGCTCCAGGAAAAACAATCGGCCTCGCAGGCTCCGATGCTTCTCACGCTCTCGATGCTGGTCGTCTTCCTGGTGCTGGCTGCGCTCTACGAGAGCTGGTCAATTCCCTTCTCCGTAATACTGGTCGTACCGCTCGGTATCTTGGGTGCGATCATGGCTGTCCTGTTGCGCGGGCTGGAAAACGACGTCTTCTTCAAGGTCGGCCTGATCACCATCATCGGCCTTTCGGCGAAGAACGCGATCCTGATCGTGGAGTTTGCGAAGAACCTGCGCAACGAGGGGCATGACATCCGCGATGCCGTCATTGAAGCAGCGCGCCTGCGGCTGCGGCCGATCCTGATGACATCGCTTGCCTTCACACTGGGCGTCGTACCGCTGATGATTGCGCATGGCGCGAGTGCCGAAACCCAACATGCGATCGGCACCGGTGTGTTCGGCGGCATGGTTTCCGCGACCGTATTAGCGGTGTTTTTCGTCCCGGTCTTCTACGTCGTCGTTATCAGGCTATTTGGTCGCCGCGGCAAGAACTCCGCCAGCACTACACCACAGCCGGACAATCCTCCGGCCGCCTGA